From one Actinopolyspora saharensis genomic stretch:
- a CDS encoding ABC transporter permease encodes MSGSPSPPTRRKQSSERAAGVPAPLWLPAACALALIVLPVLGLFARVDLSGLPALLTSPAALSALELSLRTAVTATLLSVLLGAPLAVVLARARFPGTRLLRGAVLLPLVLPPVVGGLALLYLLGRTGPVGELLDEWFGLTILYTTTAVVLAQTFVAMPFLVMGLEGALRAAGTEYERVAATLGAGPWLTFRRVTLPMLLPALGSSLVLTFARALGEFGATITFAGSLRGTTRTLPLAVYTEAQADVDAAVAMSLLLVGIALVVILVARPGGVSGRG; translated from the coding sequence GTGAGCGGGAGCCCCTCCCCGCCGACGCGGCGGAAGCAGTCCTCCGAGCGCGCCGCGGGGGTGCCCGCGCCGCTGTGGCTGCCCGCCGCGTGCGCGCTGGCGCTGATCGTGCTTCCGGTGCTCGGCCTGTTCGCCCGCGTGGACCTGTCCGGGCTGCCCGCGCTGCTGACCAGCCCGGCGGCCCTGTCCGCCCTGGAGCTGTCGTTGCGGACCGCGGTGACCGCGACGCTGCTGTCCGTGCTGCTCGGAGCTCCGCTGGCCGTGGTGCTGGCCCGCGCGCGGTTCCCGGGCACGCGCCTGCTCCGCGGGGCCGTGCTGCTCCCGCTGGTGCTCCCTCCCGTGGTGGGAGGGCTGGCACTGCTCTACCTGCTCGGGCGCACCGGACCTGTGGGGGAGCTGTTGGACGAGTGGTTCGGGCTGACCATCCTGTACACCACGACCGCGGTGGTGCTCGCCCAGACCTTCGTGGCGATGCCCTTCCTGGTGATGGGACTGGAGGGGGCCCTGCGCGCGGCGGGAACGGAGTACGAGCGGGTCGCGGCGACGCTGGGCGCGGGCCCGTGGTTGACCTTCCGCAGGGTCACCCTGCCGATGCTGCTGCCCGCGCTGGGCTCGAGCCTGGTGCTGACGTTCGCCCGGGCGCTGGGCGAGTTCGGGGCGACCATAACCTTCGCGGGCAGCCTGCGCGGCACCACCAGAACTCTGCCGCTGGCCGTCTACACCGAGGCCCAGGCCGATGTGGACGCCGCGGTGGCGATGTCGCTGCTGCTGGTGGGGATAGCCCTCGTCGTGATTCTCGTGGCCCGTCCGGGAGGAGTGAGCGGCCGTGGCTGA
- the modA gene encoding molybdate ABC transporter substrate-binding protein, producing the protein MRNFRGLALALLALLPAVAGCGAEGGDEDTLTVLAAASLTESFREIGERFTEQNPEVELRFNFQGSSMLAEQIRQGGAGDVFASANAEMMDKVRQAGAVVRGPETFATNRLTVITPPDDPAGIASFSDLAQPGVSAVVCAPQVPCGSAAEGVERNSGVRLHPVSEEDDVKDVLHKVTSGEADAGLVYVTDAVAAGDQVRRVEIPEGDQVTNEYPIATLEGNGDRSAARRFTDFVRGQQGREILRRHGFGAP; encoded by the coding sequence ATGAGGAATTTCCGCGGACTCGCGCTGGCGCTGCTCGCGCTGCTGCCCGCCGTGGCGGGGTGCGGAGCGGAAGGTGGGGACGAGGACACGCTGACCGTGCTGGCAGCCGCTTCGCTGACCGAGTCCTTCCGCGAGATCGGGGAGCGCTTCACCGAGCAGAACCCTGAGGTGGAGCTGCGGTTCAACTTCCAGGGGTCGTCGATGCTCGCCGAGCAGATCAGGCAGGGCGGCGCGGGTGACGTCTTCGCCTCGGCCAACGCCGAGATGATGGACAAGGTGCGGCAGGCCGGTGCGGTGGTGCGCGGGCCGGAGACCTTCGCCACGAACCGGCTGACCGTGATCACCCCACCGGATGATCCGGCCGGGATCGCCTCCTTCTCCGACCTCGCGCAGCCCGGAGTGTCGGCCGTGGTCTGCGCTCCCCAGGTCCCGTGCGGTTCGGCGGCCGAGGGCGTGGAGCGGAATTCGGGCGTGCGGCTGCACCCGGTCAGCGAGGAGGACGACGTCAAGGACGTGCTGCACAAGGTCACCTCGGGTGAGGCCGACGCCGGGCTGGTCTACGTCACCGACGCGGTCGCCGCGGGTGACCAGGTGCGGCGGGTGGAGATCCCCGAGGGCGACCAGGTGACCAACGAGTACCCGATCGCGACCCTCGAGGGGAACGGCGACCGGAGCGCGGCCCGGCGGTTCACCGACTTCGTCCGCGGGCAGCAGGGCCGCGAGATACTTCGGCGCCACGGGTTCGGGGCGCCGTGA
- a CDS encoding TOBE domain-containing protein — protein MPQYRISEVAELVGVSDDTVRRWVDDERLSAEQDPSGRLVVEGSELAEFARARATSTPDPSGVERSARNRFVGLVTEVVSDRVMSQVELQCGSQRVVSLMSTEAVTEMGLRPGVLAVAVVKSTAVVVEKPGGGR, from the coding sequence GTGCCGCAGTACCGGATTTCCGAAGTCGCCGAGCTGGTCGGCGTCAGCGACGACACCGTCCGCAGGTGGGTGGACGACGAGCGGTTGTCCGCCGAGCAGGACCCCTCCGGACGGCTGGTCGTCGAGGGCTCGGAGCTGGCCGAGTTCGCGCGGGCCAGAGCCACATCGACACCGGATCCCTCCGGGGTGGAGCGCTCGGCGCGCAACCGCTTCGTCGGTCTGGTGACCGAGGTCGTCTCCGACAGGGTGATGTCGCAGGTCGAGCTGCAGTGCGGCTCCCAGCGGGTCGTCTCGCTGATGAGCACGGAGGCCGTGACCGAGATGGGGCTGCGGCCGGGAGTGCTCGCTGTCGCCGTCGTCAAGTCCACGGCGGTGGTGGTGGAAAAACCCGGAGGTGGGAGATGA